The Thermodesulfobacteriota bacterium genome contains the following window.
CTGCGGCCCTGGCGCTGGCGGCGGTGCGCCGAGGCGACCGGGAGCTTCGCGCCGTGGCGCTCCTGGTGATCGGCACGGCGGCCCTCAAGACCCTCGCCCACGACCTCCTCACCCTCGCCGGGCTCCCGCTGCTGGCGAGCGTTTCGCTCTTGGGCGCGTCGGCCGGGGCCATTGCCGTGATGCTCCGTCGCTGGCCCGAAGGAGAGGAAGCTTCGTAGCGCCCCCCCTCCGGCGGGAGGGGGGGTTGCGGTGGCCCATCTCTCGGTATCGGTATCGGGATCGGGATCGGGGGTCGATAGCGATACCGATACCGATCCCGATGGGGAGGCCCGGGGAGGGCTCAGTACAGGGCGTTCTTGCCCGTCTCGCCGGTGCGGATGCGGTGGACCTCGTCTACCGGGAGGACGAAGATCTTCCCGTCCCCGATCTGCCCGGTGCGGCACACCGCCTCGATGGCCGCCACCACCTCGGCCACGCGCTCGTTTTCCAGCACGATCTCCACCCGGCTCTTGGCGAAGAACTTGGGGATGAAGCCCCGGGTCTCGGAGTAGCGCATCTGGCCCAGGGGCTTGCCGATTCCCATCACGCTGTCCACCGTCAGCCCCGGGGCGCCGAGCTCGAAGAGGCGATCCCGCAGGGCGTCGAGCCGGTCGGTGTTCACGATGGCCTTGATGAGCTTCACGGGGCACCTCCTGGCCTCGGGCCCGGTCTCGGCCCTGGTCTCGATGGGGACGCCGCGTCCGCGCGACGCGGGTGTTCCCAGTCAAACACCGGGGACGGGGGGCGTCAAGGAGCGGCATGTCAGCCCCTGTCCCCTTACCCAATCGAAATCGAAATCGGTATCGGTATCGGGGTAGCGATTTCGATTTCGATACCGATAGCGATACCGATAGCGATGTGAAGGGGGGGGCTTTGGGGGGGCGGGCCGCAGCGGAGGCGCCCTCACTCCCCGGCGAAGAGGAGCTCGGGCACGCGCTGCTCCGCCAGTTCTTCGCGCAGCAGCGCCCGCGCGTCTCCCGCGTCCGGGGCTGCGGTGAGGCGCGGCGCGAGCCGGCGCAGCCGCCCGGCATCGGCGGTCTGGAGGAAGCGGCGCACCCGCGGCAGGCTCCCGGGGCTCACCGAGAGCTCGTCCACGCCCAGGGCGAGGAGCGCCGCCGCCCCCAGGACCCGGCTCGCCATCTCGCCGCACACTCCCACCGGCCGGGCCCACCGGCGGGCGCCCTCCACCACCCGGGCGATCACCCCCAGCACCGTCGGGTGGAGCGGCTCGTAGAGATGGGCCACCCGGCGGTTGGCCCGGTCCACTGCCAGCAGGTACTGGGCCAGGTCGTTGGTGCCCAGGGAGAAGAAGTCGGCCAGGGGCGCCAGGTGCTCCACCGCCAGGGCCGCCGAAGGCACCTCGATCATGGCCCCCACGGGCACCGGGGGTACCCGGATCCCCCGCTCGGCCAGGACGTCGCGCTCCTCGTCCACGATCCCCCGGGCGCGCCGCAGCTCGCCCACCGTGGAGATCATGGGGAAGACCACCCGCAAGGGCCCCAGCAGGCTCGCCCGCAGGAGCGCCCGCACCTGGATGCGGAAGGGCTCCTCCATCTCCAGGCTCACCCGGATGGACCGCCACCCCAGGTGGGGGTTGTCCTCCCGGGGCAGGGGAAGGTAGGGCAGGGTCTTGTCGCCCCCCACGTCCAGGGTGCGCAGGGTGGCCGGCCGGCCCCCCAGGGCCGCCAGGATCTTCCCGTAGATCTCCACCTGCTCGTCTTCGTCGGGGAAGCTCGCGCGGATGAGGAAGGGAAACTCGGTGCGGTAGAGCCCCACCCCTTCTCCCCCCGCCTCCAGGATCCGCGGGACGTCCGAGAGAAGGGCGGCGTTGCCGAGGAGCCGCACGGGCATCCCGTCCCGGGTCACTGCCGGCTCCCCCGCGTGGGAGCGCAGCTCCTCGTCGGCCCGGGCCGAGTCCTCCGCGAGCCGGGCGTACTCCCGCGCCACCGCTTCCGGAGGGGAGAGGTAGACCATGCCCGCGGTGCCGTCGAGGATCACGGGCTGGCCGGGGTCGACCCGGGGAAGGTCCGGCGGCAGGGCCACCACGGCCGGGATACCGGCAGAGCGGCACAGGATGACGGTGTGGGAGTTGCGTCCCCCCGCCACCACCGCCACCCCCGCCAGGTTGGGCTGGATCAGGCGCACGAACTCCGAGGGCGTGAGGTCCCGGGCGATGACCACCGTGGGCTCGCGCAGCTCCAGGCGCCCGGGCTCCCCTTCCCCTCCCCGCAGGCGCCGGAGCAGGCGCTGGGCCACGTCGCGCACGTCCGCGGCCCGCTCCCGCAGGTAGGGGTCCTCGAGCTTGCGGAAGGTCTCGATGTAGTCCCGGCCCACCGCGGTGACCGCCTGGGCGGCGCTCTCGCCCGCCTCGATCCGGTGCCGTACCCGGTCCCCGAGCCCCCGGTCCTCCAGCATCAGGAGGTGGGCGTGGAAGATCGCCCCGTCCTCGAGGGACAGGGCGCTGCTCACGTCGCGGCGCAGCGCCTCCACCTCCTCGATGCTCCGGGCCACCGCCTCCTCGAAGCGCTCCCGCTCGTCCTGCACGCTTCCCCGGGGGGGCTCGTGGGCGTACTCCAGCCCCATCTCCTCGGTCAAGGGGAGCGCCGCCCCCCGGGCGACCCCCGGGGCGACCCCGATCCCCCGGAGAACGGACCCGGGCGAGGCAGCCGGCCCTCGTGACTCCGGCGGCTCCGGTACACGGGCCTGGGCGTGGAGGAGACGCGCGTGGGCGACCACGGTGGAGATCTGGCTCGCCGCCGTCACCAGCAGGCGCACCTCGTCGGGGGTAAAGGCCCGGGGCGCCACCGTCTGCACGGTGAGCACGCCCATGGGGCGCCTGCGGTGGATCAGGGGAACCCCGAGATAGGCGTGGAAGACCTCTTCCCCGATGCCGGGGAAGAACTTGTAGCGGGGGTGGCGGTCGGCGTGCTCCACGTTGACCGGCCCGCCGGTCTGGAAGGCCAGCCCCGTGAGCCCCTCGTCGGGCGCCATCCGCACCCGCCCCACGGCGGAGGCGTCCAGCCCCCGGGTGGAGCGCAGCACCAGCTCGTCCGCCTCCTCCAGGTAGAGGGAGCACACCTCCACCCCCATCCGCTCGGCCAGGAGCGCGGTGATGTGGTCCAGGGTCTCCCGCAGGTCGTGGGAAGCGGCGACGATGCGGGAGACGTCTTCCAGGACAATGAGCTTGTGGCTCTCCGTGGGCACGGGGGCCTCCTCTCTCACGGCGCCTCTCGATAGGGGTCCAGGAGCCGGCGCAGATCCCGCACCGCCTCCGCGACCCGGCACCCGTACCACGTGACCCACTCCCCCGGGCACAGCAGCGCCGCGGCCCCCGGCACGGCGGCTTCGACTTCCCGAACGTCACGGGCGCCGAAGTCGTAGGGCTCGGAGGGCAGGAGGACCACCCGGGGCCGGGCGGCGGCCAGCTCCGCCAGGGTCACGGCGGGGTAGCGCCCCTCGCGGTCGCCGAAGACGTTTGCCCCGCCGGCGGCCGCGAGAACGGCCGAGGTGAAGGTGGCGTCCGACGCGGTCAGGTAGGGACCCTTCCAGATCAGGCAGGCTACCGGAACGGGCGCAACGGCAGCTCTCGCGGCCTCGGCCCGGAGCCGGCGCGCGCAGGCCCCGGCGGC
Protein-coding sequences here:
- a CDS encoding P-II family nitrogen regulator translates to MKLIKAIVNTDRLDALRDRLFELGAPGLTVDSVMGIGKPLGQMRYSETRGFIPKFFAKSRVEIVLENERVAEVVAAIEAVCRTGQIGDGKIFVLPVDEVHRIRTGETGKNALY
- the ptsP gene encoding phosphoenolpyruvate--protein phosphotransferase, with product MPTESHKLIVLEDVSRIVAASHDLRETLDHITALLAERMGVEVCSLYLEEADELVLRSTRGLDASAVGRVRMAPDEGLTGLAFQTGGPVNVEHADRHPRYKFFPGIGEEVFHAYLGVPLIHRRRPMGVLTVQTVAPRAFTPDEVRLLVTAASQISTVVAHARLLHAQARVPEPPESRGPAASPGSVLRGIGVAPGVARGAALPLTEEMGLEYAHEPPRGSVQDERERFEEAVARSIEEVEALRRDVSSALSLEDGAIFHAHLLMLEDRGLGDRVRHRIEAGESAAQAVTAVGRDYIETFRKLEDPYLRERAADVRDVAQRLLRRLRGGEGEPGRLELREPTVVIARDLTPSEFVRLIQPNLAGVAVVAGGRNSHTVILCRSAGIPAVVALPPDLPRVDPGQPVILDGTAGMVYLSPPEAVAREYARLAEDSARADEELRSHAGEPAVTRDGMPVRLLGNAALLSDVPRILEAGGEGVGLYRTEFPFLIRASFPDEDEQVEIYGKILAALGGRPATLRTLDVGGDKTLPYLPLPREDNPHLGWRSIRVSLEMEEPFRIQVRALLRASLLGPLRVVFPMISTVGELRRARGIVDEERDVLAERGIRVPPVPVGAMIEVPSAALAVEHLAPLADFFSLGTNDLAQYLLAVDRANRRVAHLYEPLHPTVLGVIARVVEGARRWARPVGVCGEMASRVLGAAALLALGVDELSVSPGSLPRVRRFLQTADAGRLRRLAPRLTAAPDAGDARALLREELAEQRVPELLFAGE